The following coding sequences lie in one uncultured Mailhella sp. genomic window:
- a CDS encoding AzlC family ABC transporter permease → MAEHKKNFFSGMHDGIPIALGYFAVSFTLGIACRNIGLSAFDSTLMSFTNLTSAGEFAALGIMAAGSSFWEMALSQFVINLRYMLMSCSLSQKMAPETPMYHRLLVGYGVTDEIFGISVNVPGRLDPFYVYGAVSIASPAWALGTLFGVVLGNVLPSRIVVALSVALYGMFIAIIVPPARKDRLLGMLILASMALSWIFARLPLFSGISGGMKIIILTVLVSGAAAFLFPVDRGLAGDNPKNDGGNGGDHA, encoded by the coding sequence ATGGCGGAACACAAAAAGAATTTTTTCAGCGGTATGCACGACGGCATTCCCATCGCGCTGGGCTACTTTGCCGTGTCGTTCACGCTGGGCATCGCCTGCCGCAACATCGGACTTTCGGCCTTTGACTCCACGCTGATGAGCTTCACCAATCTGACGTCGGCCGGGGAATTCGCCGCGCTCGGCATCATGGCGGCTGGGTCTTCTTTCTGGGAAATGGCGCTCTCGCAGTTCGTCATCAATCTGCGCTACATGCTCATGTCCTGCTCGCTTTCGCAGAAAATGGCTCCCGAAACGCCCATGTATCACCGGCTGCTCGTGGGCTACGGCGTGACCGACGAAATCTTCGGCATTTCCGTGAACGTGCCGGGCAGGCTCGATCCCTTCTACGTGTACGGCGCGGTGAGCATCGCCTCTCCGGCCTGGGCGCTCGGCACTCTGTTCGGCGTCGTACTCGGCAACGTGCTGCCCTCGCGCATCGTGGTGGCGCTCAGCGTGGCGCTGTACGGCATGTTCATCGCCATCATCGTGCCTCCGGCCCGCAAGGACCGCCTGCTCGGCATGCTCATTCTCGCGTCCATGGCCCTGAGCTGGATTTTCGCCCGTCTGCCCCTGTTCAGCGGCATTTCCGGCGGCATGAAGATCATCATTCTCACGGTGCTCGTTTCCGGCGCGGCGGCCTTTCTCTTCCCCGTGGACAGAGGACTCGCAGGCGACAACCCGAAAAACGACGGCGGCAACGGAGGCGATCATGCGTGA
- the uvrB gene encoding excinuclease ABC subunit UvrB, which produces MSEQLFQLHSSFAPTGDQPAAIDELVANLNAGIRDQVLLGVTGSGKTFTMANVIARTNRPALILAHNKTLAAQLYGEFRALFPKNAVEYFVSYYDYYQPEAYVPSSDTYIEKDSAINDNIDKLRHAATHALLTRRDVIIVASVSCIYGLGSPEYYARLIIPVEEGQNVSMESIISRLVDIQYTRNDYDFHRGTFRVRGDVLEIIPAYEDEKALHIEFFGDEIDAVREIDPLTGEVLGRISKTVIYPASHYVSDRDNLVRAMSDIRDELRERLVQFKEGGKLLEAQRLEQRTQLDLEMMEELGYCNGIENYSRHLDGRAPGEPPSTLLDYFPKDFLLFVDESHMSIPQVGAMFKGDRSRKNTLVDYGFRLPSALDNRPLQFAEFEQRIGQSIFVSATPGRWELDRSAGLVVEQVIRPTGLLDPPVEIRPVKGQMDDLLGECKARAARGERVLVTTLTKRMAEDLTEYFNDMGVSSRYLHSDIDTLERIAIIKALRAGEFDVLIGINLLREGLDIPEVSLVAILDADKEGFLRSTGALIQTFGRAARNADGRVILYADKVTPSMQAAISETERRRGRQIAYNEEHGIVPRTVIKALENPLDNLYGKDEDGATKKSRSGKSADKKGKGGKTGKGRKAQAVAEETPHSPADIAKLIEELEKDMRAAARELEFERAAELRDRARALRERLYVSGEEEEGQN; this is translated from the coding sequence ATGTCCGAACAGCTTTTTCAGCTTCATTCTTCCTTTGCGCCCACCGGGGATCAGCCCGCCGCCATCGACGAACTTGTCGCCAACCTGAACGCCGGCATCCGCGATCAGGTGCTTCTCGGCGTTACCGGTTCCGGCAAGACGTTCACCATGGCCAACGTCATTGCCCGCACCAACCGTCCGGCGCTCATTCTTGCCCACAACAAGACGCTCGCCGCTCAGCTCTACGGCGAGTTCCGCGCGCTTTTTCCCAAAAACGCGGTGGAATATTTCGTTTCCTATTACGACTACTATCAGCCCGAAGCCTACGTGCCGTCTTCCGACACCTACATCGAGAAGGATTCGGCCATCAACGACAACATCGACAAGCTCAGGCACGCCGCCACCCACGCGCTTCTCACGCGGCGCGACGTCATCATCGTGGCCTCGGTGTCGTGCATCTACGGCCTCGGTTCGCCGGAATATTACGCCAGACTCATCATTCCCGTGGAGGAAGGGCAAAACGTCTCCATGGAAAGCATCATCAGCCGTCTGGTGGACATCCAGTACACGCGCAACGACTACGACTTTCACCGCGGCACCTTCCGCGTGCGCGGCGACGTTCTGGAGATCATTCCGGCCTACGAAGACGAAAAGGCCCTGCACATCGAATTCTTCGGCGACGAAATCGACGCCGTGCGCGAAATTGATCCGCTCACCGGCGAGGTGCTGGGACGCATTTCCAAAACGGTCATCTATCCGGCGAGCCATTACGTTTCCGACCGGGACAACCTCGTGCGCGCCATGAGCGACATCCGCGACGAGCTCCGGGAACGTCTCGTGCAGTTCAAGGAAGGCGGAAAGCTCCTGGAAGCCCAGCGTCTTGAGCAGCGCACCCAGCTCGATCTGGAAATGATGGAGGAACTCGGCTACTGCAACGGCATTGAAAACTATTCCCGCCACCTCGACGGGCGCGCGCCGGGCGAGCCGCCGTCCACGCTGCTGGACTACTTTCCCAAGGATTTTCTGCTGTTCGTGGACGAATCGCACATGAGCATTCCGCAGGTGGGGGCCATGTTCAAGGGCGACCGCTCGCGCAAGAACACGCTGGTGGACTACGGCTTCCGCCTGCCTTCGGCGCTGGACAACCGGCCTTTGCAGTTCGCCGAGTTCGAGCAGCGCATAGGTCAGAGCATTTTCGTTTCCGCCACGCCCGGGCGCTGGGAACTGGACCGCAGCGCGGGTCTCGTGGTGGAACAGGTCATCCGTCCCACGGGACTTTTGGATCCGCCGGTGGAAATCCGCCCCGTCAAGGGGCAGATGGACGATCTGCTCGGCGAGTGCAAGGCGCGCGCGGCAAGAGGCGAGCGCGTGCTCGTCACCACGCTCACCAAGCGCATGGCCGAAGACCTCACCGAATATTTCAACGACATGGGCGTGTCTTCGCGCTATCTGCATTCGGACATCGACACGCTGGAGCGCATCGCCATCATCAAGGCGCTGCGCGCCGGAGAATTCGACGTGCTCATCGGCATCAACCTGCTGCGCGAGGGCCTCGACATTCCCGAAGTGTCCCTGGTGGCCATTCTGGACGCGGACAAGGAAGGTTTTCTGCGTTCCACGGGCGCGCTCATTCAGACCTTCGGCCGCGCCGCGCGCAACGCCGACGGCCGCGTCATTCTCTACGCCGACAAGGTGACGCCGTCCATGCAGGCCGCCATCAGCGAGACGGAGCGCCGCCGCGGCAGGCAGATCGCCTACAACGAAGAGCACGGCATTGTTCCGCGCACCGTCATCAAGGCGCTGGAAAATCCGCTGGACAATCTGTACGGCAAGGATGAGGATGGCGCGACGAAAAAGAGTCGGAGCGGCAAGAGTGCCGACAAGAAGGGCAAGGGCGGCAAGACCGGCAAGGGACGCAAAGCTCAGGCGGTCGCGGAAGAGACGCCGCATTCTCCGGCAGACATCGCGAAGCTCATCGAGGAACTGGAAAAGGACATGCGCGCGGCGGCCAGAGAGCTGGAGTTCGAGCGCGCGGCCGAGCTGCGCGACCGGGCCCGCGCCCTGCGCGAGAGACTCTACGTCAGCGGAGAAGAGGAAGAAGGGCAGAACTGA
- a CDS encoding CatA-like O-acetyltransferase: MGEAVFHVVNRETWARSAYFDYYFKTIKCRYNLGADLDITNLQRVRRERGLKFFPVMLYVVMRAVNAHEEFRMAFNARHELGFWEELCPCYTLFHPETETFTDIWSEYSGDFSRFYATVTEDMERYRHVTGKIKARDGQPPNICPVSNVPWLTFTHFAQDSYAESEFFSPLIKFGKYEQRGEKLVIPVSVSVSHAVADGYHTCRLINEMQDMAQHPEAFLS, encoded by the coding sequence ATGGGCGAAGCCGTCTTTCACGTCGTCAATCGCGAAACCTGGGCCAGAAGCGCGTATTTCGACTACTATTTCAAGACCATCAAATGCCGCTACAATCTCGGAGCCGATCTCGACATAACGAATCTTCAGAGGGTCAGGCGCGAGAGGGGGCTGAAGTTTTTCCCCGTCATGCTGTACGTCGTCATGCGGGCCGTGAACGCGCATGAGGAATTCCGCATGGCCTTCAACGCGCGGCATGAGCTCGGTTTCTGGGAGGAACTGTGCCCCTGCTACACGCTCTTTCACCCGGAAACGGAAACCTTTACCGACATCTGGAGCGAATACTCCGGGGATTTTTCCCGCTTTTACGCCACGGTGACGGAAGACATGGAGCGTTACCGCCACGTGACGGGCAAAATCAAGGCTCGTGACGGGCAGCCGCCCAACATCTGCCCTGTGTCCAACGTGCCTTGGCTGACCTTCACGCATTTTGCGCAGGATTCCTACGCCGAAAGCGAATTCTTTTCGCCGCTCATCAAGTTCGGAAAGTATGAGCAGCGCGGCGAAAAGCTCGTCATTCCGGTATCGGTTTCCGTCAGTCATGCCGTGGCCGACGGCTATCACACCTGCCGCCTCATCAACGAGATGCAGGACATGGCGCAACATCCGGAGGCGTTTTTGTCCTGA
- a CDS encoding Fur family transcriptional regulator yields the protein MEKHLAEMERKFSDYLKQKGLRVTPQRLKILEAFLQANDHVSMEELFLLVRTRDNTIGQVTVYRTLKLLCEAGLASAVNFEEGMVRYEPVGMHHHDHLVCEKCGKKIEFVNDAIENLQEKVCRVHDFVPTSHHMVLYGICADCRNKA from the coding sequence ATGGAAAAACATCTTGCAGAAATGGAGCGCAAGTTCTCCGACTATCTCAAGCAAAAAGGCCTTCGCGTCACGCCGCAGCGCCTGAAGATACTGGAGGCCTTTCTGCAGGCCAACGATCACGTGTCCATGGAGGAACTCTTTCTCCTGGTGCGCACCCGGGACAATACCATCGGGCAGGTCACGGTATACCGTACCCTCAAGCTGCTTTGCGAAGCCGGCCTTGCTTCCGCCGTCAACTTTGAAGAAGGCATGGTGCGCTACGAACCTGTGGGCATGCATCACCATGATCATCTGGTATGCGAAAAGTGCGGTAAAAAAATAGAGTTCGTCAACGACGCCATCGAAAATCTTCAGGAAAAAGTGTGCCGGGTGCATGACTTCGTGCCCACCTCGCATCACATGGTGCTCTACGGCATCTGCGCCGACTGCCGGAACAAGGCGTAG
- a CDS encoding DUF3553 domain-containing protein: MEFRTGDIVINPSMPQWGPGEVLAVIEGKVMVQFKRHGVRKMAASFLALADTGECPEPTAAPKVPATAPSAKTRPAARSAAEPKTSQARRGASAPRGAESAPAASKDSDLVSQALAMLNKDSAPKDASLEKAERAAELAADAKRKAEEDALHRRNEAILRFWRDTEVFIIPEVPRSSRPPVTGARRWETVSAALSAPNASGCGQAPAAPGTDDGALPWFHPLPSGFVAAWHIVYLGVLARQRISDIILEKTGNSPERPEEPGLGEGCLAAVVLDMTGEAVPESYVPASFVPGLARCLAGKSLDQLPADMLSMQSDFDRRQGSRAEPFRWPWIQEEIERLFRMTDMEGEEARIVVRSVYFRPDPKGRRIDDVQNDLLNSFYLSDLDHLLALARRGFTGVFARYLEGEKNARKRCDVLAPGEESRLAREKALSLERLPDGRWPFPPSQHLLPAQLGAVTEILHGNLTAVNGPPGTGKTRLLCDVAAELVVRRARRLAALKNPFEAFAASSGDFYPLRRDIMRGTCMVVTSSNNAAVENITRFLPSEDAVCRRAFPDAGYFPEVASAVNAAFTPADSEEPPRPAWGLLSAVLGSAWNCEQFARAFFWGFRDQERQISLPGMKQVLDAFRSYDARQDALRRWRQAREDFLATAAELKRRRQELAQQVNHASGPEDKPRSEEHSLLGRFMALMEKSRVLRAEAGEDNRAALELADRLEALEELARRAQDEMSREQSGGEALRAPCREFWRQPDWQLKSVWNDEELERLRSLLFLQALRLHEWTIKSCARECSANIGIVTRYLRGASVEETESADIWNALFFMVPVVSSTLASFGRVFSGMGQGSLDWVLLDEAGQATPQSAAGALWRASRAAVIGDPQQIEPVVPQPEGLLDTLRTRQERGGLHLEHWSPESQSAQTLADRSSVLGTWMETAGRRVWTGFPLRAHYRCAEPMFGVSNRIAYDGQMVQAQTSFPNIRSLLGQSAWFHVSGHMADAQLVQEELACLKNCLLRLQAKWPELEGANGPREASVFVISPFRKVARHCRLLLRAMRFPENRVRCGTIHTFQGKEADIVFLVLGSAPGQAGWGSRQWASRTPNMLNVALTRARSLIYVVGNRRDWKRHPFFDVLAEELPVQEYAESGLLSAAFPED; the protein is encoded by the coding sequence ATGGAATTTCGCACGGGAGACATCGTCATCAATCCGTCCATGCCGCAGTGGGGCCCGGGAGAAGTGCTGGCCGTCATCGAAGGCAAGGTCATGGTGCAGTTCAAAAGGCACGGCGTGCGCAAGATGGCGGCGTCGTTTCTGGCGCTGGCCGATACCGGCGAGTGCCCGGAGCCTACGGCTGCGCCCAAAGTTCCGGCAACAGCGCCCTCGGCAAAAACGCGCCCCGCTGCCCGCAGCGCCGCCGAGCCGAAAACGTCGCAGGCAAGGCGCGGCGCATCAGCACCGCGCGGTGCAGAAAGCGCCCCGGCCGCCTCGAAGGACTCGGATCTCGTTTCTCAGGCGCTTGCCATGCTGAACAAAGACAGCGCCCCGAAAGACGCCTCGCTTGAAAAGGCGGAACGCGCGGCCGAGCTTGCCGCGGACGCCAAAAGGAAGGCCGAAGAGGACGCGCTGCACCGAAGGAACGAAGCGATTCTGCGTTTCTGGCGCGACACGGAAGTGTTCATCATTCCCGAAGTGCCGCGTTCCTCGCGTCCGCCCGTGACCGGCGCAAGACGCTGGGAAACGGTGTCTGCGGCGCTTTCTGCGCCGAACGCCTCAGGCTGCGGCCAGGCTCCCGCCGCTCCCGGAACGGACGACGGCGCGCTCCCGTGGTTTCATCCGCTGCCGTCGGGCTTTGTCGCGGCATGGCACATCGTCTATCTCGGCGTGCTCGCCCGCCAGCGCATTTCCGACATCATTCTGGAAAAGACGGGAAACAGTCCCGAACGCCCGGAAGAGCCCGGCCTCGGCGAAGGATGCCTGGCCGCCGTGGTGCTGGACATGACGGGAGAAGCCGTGCCGGAAAGCTACGTGCCTGCCTCGTTCGTGCCCGGCCTTGCGCGCTGTCTGGCGGGCAAGAGTCTCGATCAGCTTCCTGCCGACATGCTGAGCATGCAGTCCGATTTCGACCGGCGTCAAGGCTCGCGCGCCGAGCCCTTCCGCTGGCCGTGGATTCAGGAGGAAATCGAGCGTCTTTTCCGCATGACGGACATGGAAGGCGAAGAAGCGCGCATCGTGGTGCGCTCCGTGTATTTCCGGCCGGATCCCAAGGGGCGGCGCATCGACGACGTGCAGAACGATCTGCTCAACTCCTTTTACCTTTCCGATCTCGACCATCTGCTGGCGCTCGCAAGGCGCGGATTCACGGGCGTGTTCGCCCGCTATCTGGAAGGCGAGAAAAACGCCCGCAAACGCTGCGACGTGCTGGCTCCCGGCGAGGAAAGCCGTCTTGCGCGCGAAAAGGCGCTCTCCCTTGAACGCCTGCCCGACGGGCGCTGGCCGTTTCCGCCTTCCCAGCATCTGCTTCCCGCACAGCTCGGGGCGGTCACGGAAATTCTGCACGGCAATCTGACGGCGGTGAACGGGCCTCCGGGCACGGGCAAGACAAGACTGCTCTGCGACGTGGCCGCCGAGCTCGTGGTCCGACGCGCCCGCAGACTTGCCGCGCTCAAGAATCCATTCGAAGCCTTTGCCGCATCTTCGGGAGATTTCTATCCGCTGCGGCGCGACATCATGCGCGGCACCTGCATGGTGGTCACGAGCAGCAACAACGCCGCCGTGGAAAACATCACGCGCTTTCTGCCCTCGGAAGACGCCGTGTGTCGTCGCGCCTTTCCCGACGCCGGATACTTTCCCGAGGTGGCCAGCGCGGTGAATGCCGCCTTCACGCCCGCCGACAGCGAAGAGCCGCCGCGCCCAGCCTGGGGTCTGCTTTCCGCGGTGCTCGGTTCGGCATGGAACTGCGAACAGTTCGCACGCGCGTTCTTCTGGGGCTTCCGCGATCAGGAACGTCAGATTTCCCTGCCCGGCATGAAGCAGGTGCTGGACGCCTTCCGCTCCTACGACGCGAGGCAGGACGCCCTGCGCCGCTGGCGTCAGGCCAGGGAAGATTTTCTGGCCACGGCCGCCGAGCTCAAAAGGCGCAGGCAAGAGCTGGCGCAGCAGGTCAACCATGCGTCGGGCCCGGAAGATAAGCCCAGGTCCGAGGAACATTCGCTTCTCGGGCGATTCATGGCGCTCATGGAAAAAAGCCGCGTGCTCCGGGCCGAGGCCGGAGAGGACAACAGGGCGGCGCTGGAACTGGCCGACCGGCTGGAGGCGTTGGAAGAACTGGCCCGCAGGGCTCAGGACGAAATGAGCAGGGAGCAAAGCGGCGGCGAAGCGCTGCGCGCGCCCTGCCGTGAATTCTGGCGTCAGCCCGACTGGCAGCTCAAAAGCGTATGGAACGACGAAGAGCTCGAGCGCCTGCGTTCTCTGCTCTTTCTTCAGGCGCTGCGCCTGCATGAATGGACCATCAAATCCTGCGCGCGGGAATGTTCCGCCAACATCGGCATCGTCACGCGCTATCTGCGGGGCGCGTCCGTAGAGGAAACGGAAAGCGCGGACATCTGGAATGCGCTGTTCTTCATGGTGCCCGTGGTTTCGTCCACGCTGGCGTCGTTCGGACGCGTGTTCTCCGGCATGGGACAGGGCTCGCTCGACTGGGTGCTGCTCGACGAAGCCGGTCAGGCCACGCCGCAGAGCGCGGCAGGAGCGCTCTGGCGCGCGTCCAGGGCTGCCGTCATCGGCGATCCGCAGCAGATAGAACCCGTGGTTCCGCAGCCGGAAGGACTGCTCGACACGCTGCGCACCAGGCAGGAGAGAGGCGGACTGCACCTTGAACACTGGTCGCCGGAAAGTCAGTCCGCCCAGACGCTGGCCGACCGCAGTTCCGTGCTCGGCACATGGATGGAAACCGCAGGCCGCCGCGTATGGACGGGCTTTCCTCTGCGCGCCCATTACCGCTGCGCCGAGCCCATGTTCGGCGTTTCCAACCGCATCGCCTACGACGGGCAGATGGTGCAGGCACAGACCTCGTTTCCCAATATCCGATCGCTTCTCGGCCAAAGCGCCTGGTTTCACGTGAGCGGCCACATGGCCGACGCTCAGCTCGTGCAGGAAGAGCTCGCCTGTCTGAAAAACTGCCTGCTGAGGCTCCAGGCAAAGTGGCCGGAACTTGAAGGTGCAAACGGCCCGCGGGAAGCCTCGGTGTTCGTCATTTCGCCCTTCCGCAAGGTGGCGCGGCACTGCCGGTTGCTGCTGAGGGCCATGCGCTTTCCGGAAAACCGCGTGCGCTGCGGCACCATTCATACCTTTCAGGGCAAGGAAGCGGACATCGTGTTTCTCGTGCTCGGCTCCGCGCCGGGTCAGGCCGGATGGGGCAGCAGACAGTGGGCCTCGCGCACGCCAAACATGCTCAACGTGGCCCTCACGCGGGCGCGTTCGCTCATCTATGTGGTGGGCAACCGGCGCGACTGGAAACGGCATCCGTTTTTCGACGTGCTGGCTGAAGAGCTTCCCGTGCAGGAATACGCGGAAAGCGGCCTTCTTTCAGCCGCATTTCCCGAAGACTAG
- a CDS encoding AzlD domain-containing protein, with amino-acid sequence MRDTLVYIAVMALVTYLIRVLPLTLIRREVHNVTIRSFLYYIPYVTLSVMTFPAILDSTGSPISGFAGLAAAVALAWFGASLFSVAVAACVLVFVVELFVC; translated from the coding sequence ATGCGTGACACCCTTGTTTATATTGCCGTGATGGCGCTCGTAACCTATCTCATCCGCGTGCTTCCCCTCACGCTCATCCGACGCGAGGTGCATAACGTCACCATTCGCTCGTTCCTCTATTATATTCCCTACGTCACCTTGTCTGTCATGACGTTTCCGGCCATACTGGATTCCACGGGCAGTCCGATTTCCGGCTTTGCCGGTCTGGCGGCGGCCGTGGCGCTGGCCTGGTTCGGCGCCAGTCTGTTCAGCGTGGCGGTGGCGGCCTGCGTGCTTGTCTTTGTGGTGGAGCTGTTCGTCTGCTGA
- a CDS encoding secondary thiamine-phosphate synthase enzyme YjbQ: METISLSTRLREEMKDVTDEVREVVRRNRWQDGALVVFCPHTTCGVTINEGFDPDVALDMTRFFHDRVPENGMFRHAEGNADAHIKASLFGSSVTIIVENGELLLGTWQAVWLFEGDGPRTRKLWLKWLPA; this comes from the coding sequence ATGGAAACCATCTCCCTCTCCACCCGCCTGCGGGAAGAAATGAAGGACGTCACCGACGAAGTGCGCGAGGTCGTGCGCAGAAATCGCTGGCAGGACGGCGCGCTCGTGGTGTTCTGCCCGCACACCACCTGCGGCGTCACCATCAACGAGGGCTTTGATCCCGACGTGGCCCTCGACATGACCCGCTTCTTCCACGACCGCGTGCCGGAAAACGGCATGTTTCGTCACGCCGAAGGCAATGCCGACGCCCACATCAAGGCCAGTCTTTTCGGCTCTTCCGTCACGATCATCGTGGAAAACGGCGAACTTCTGCTCGGCACCTGGCAGGCCGTCTGGCTTTTCGAGGGCGACGGCCCCCGCACGCGCAAGCTCTGGCTGAAATGGCTCCCCGCCTGA
- the cfa gene encoding cyclopropane fatty acyl phospholipid synthase, translated as MQARDIVQKLAEKADIRINGDRPWDIQVHNDELYARVLKQGTLGLGEAYMDGWWDCEEMDAMFCRALRARLEQAFSRNMPYWLTEAAHALFNLQSRARAFMVARAHYDTDPALFRAMLGPTMQYSCGRWEDVEQTGAEGLDEAERNKMEMICRKLALEPGMTVLDIGCGWGTLALHMAEEHGVQVTGITVSREQLAFAQDKAASSGADVEYRLMDYRSLRGTWDRVVSVGMFEHVGRRNYREFMDVARNCLKHDGLFLLHSIGSNGALGAGAGADPWLTHYIFPNGILPSPSTLVDALERDFILEDWQNFGVDYDKTLMAWYENFERGFRSGAFSCTERQRRMYHYYLLSCAGAFRARSIQLWQLVLSPEGLPGGYCRKTQG; from the coding sequence ATGCAGGCACGGGATATTGTGCAGAAGCTGGCCGAAAAGGCCGATATCCGCATCAACGGCGACAGGCCGTGGGACATTCAGGTTCACAACGATGAGTTGTACGCAAGGGTGCTCAAACAGGGTACGCTGGGGCTCGGCGAAGCCTACATGGACGGCTGGTGGGACTGCGAGGAAATGGACGCCATGTTCTGCCGCGCGCTGCGGGCCCGCCTGGAGCAGGCGTTTTCGCGCAACATGCCGTACTGGCTCACGGAGGCGGCGCACGCGCTGTTCAATCTGCAGAGTCGCGCCCGGGCGTTCATGGTGGCCCGCGCGCATTACGACACCGATCCTGCGCTTTTCCGGGCCATGCTCGGACCGACCATGCAGTACAGCTGCGGCCGCTGGGAAGACGTGGAGCAGACGGGGGCGGAAGGTCTCGACGAAGCGGAGCGGAACAAGATGGAAATGATCTGCCGCAAGCTTGCGCTGGAACCCGGCATGACGGTGCTCGACATAGGATGCGGCTGGGGCACGCTTGCGCTGCACATGGCCGAGGAGCACGGCGTGCAGGTGACGGGCATTACGGTGTCGCGCGAGCAGCTCGCCTTTGCGCAGGACAAGGCCGCCTCTTCAGGCGCGGACGTGGAATATCGGCTCATGGACTACCGCAGCCTGCGAGGCACCTGGGACAGGGTGGTGTCCGTGGGCATGTTTGAGCATGTGGGCAGACGCAACTATCGGGAGTTTATGGACGTTGCCCGAAACTGCCTGAAACACGACGGCCTTTTTCTTTTGCACAGCATAGGCAGCAACGGGGCGCTCGGGGCGGGCGCGGGCGCGGATCCGTGGCTGACGCACTATATTTTTCCCAACGGCATTCTGCCTTCGCCCTCCACGCTGGTGGACGCACTGGAGCGGGACTTCATTCTTGAGGACTGGCAGAATTTCGGCGTGGACTACGACAAGACGCTCATGGCCTGGTATGAGAACTTTGAGCGCGGATTCCGTTCGGGGGCGTTTTCCTGCACGGAGCGTCAGCGCCGCATGTATCATTATTATCTGCTGTCCTGCGCCGGAGCGTTCCGCGCGCGAAGCATTCAGCTCTGGCAGCTGGTGCTGAGTCCTGAAGGACTGCCGGGAGGCTACTGCCGAAAGACGCAGGGCTGA
- a CDS encoding flavodoxin family protein translates to MRVCIVYSSRTGNTRAVGEYLSGRLALPLYSVENAPHSGYDALVLGFWAWRGGPDEAMRAFMETLHGQSVFFFGTMAAFPDSPHAGRCARLAEALLESRGCRVLGHFFCQGRLDPQVLERSTHPRTPERLARLNEAARHPNAQDFRLAEECVRRALLRLRQAA, encoded by the coding sequence ATGCGCGTCTGCATTGTGTACTCTTCCCGCACGGGCAACACCCGCGCCGTGGGGGAATATCTTTCCGGGCGTCTTGCCCTGCCGCTGTATTCCGTGGAAAACGCTCCGCACTCCGGCTACGACGCGCTGGTGCTCGGCTTCTGGGCCTGGCGCGGCGGTCCCGACGAGGCCATGCGCGCCTTCATGGAAACCCTGCACGGACAGAGCGTGTTTTTCTTCGGCACCATGGCCGCCTTTCCCGATTCGCCCCATGCCGGACGCTGCGCCCGGCTCGCGGAAGCGCTGCTGGAGAGCCGGGGCTGCCGTGTGCTCGGTCATTTTTTCTGTCAGGGACGTCTTGATCCGCAGGTGCTTGAGAGAAGCACGCATCCGCGCACGCCCGAACGCCTGGCCCGCCTGAACGAGGCGGCAAGGCATCCGAACGCGCAGGACTTCCGGCTTGCGGAAGAGTGCGTGCGGCGCGCGCTTTTGCGTCTCAGGCAGGCGGCCTGA
- a CDS encoding SLOG family protein, translating to MKLAVVGSRNFSDYAWMEHCLLRRFSVEEIDAVISGGAKGADSLAARFAGAHGLPLFVVPADWKTHGKKAGPLRNTDIVARADALVAFWDGVSRGTRDAIVKARLAGKLVEVFPCARSAGTLIADEADSSTPSKEAKDQS from the coding sequence ATGAAACTGGCGGTTGTGGGATCCCGGAATTTTTCCGATTATGCGTGGATGGAGCATTGTCTGCTCCGTCGTTTTTCCGTGGAAGAGATTGACGCCGTCATTTCCGGCGGGGCGAAGGGCGCGGACTCCCTTGCGGCGCGTTTTGCCGGAGCGCATGGTCTGCCGCTGTTCGTTGTTCCGGCGGACTGGAAGACGCATGGAAAAAAGGCCGGACCTTTGCGCAATACGGACATCGTTGCCAGGGCCGACGCGCTGGTCGCGTTCTGGGACGGCGTGTCCCGCGGCACCCGCGACGCCATTGTCAAGGCGCGTCTGGCCGGAAAGCTCGTGGAGGTGTTTCCCTGCGCTCGGTCGGCCGGAACCCTGATTGCGGACGAGGCGGATTCGTCCACTCCGTCGAAAGAGGCGAAGGATCAGAGCTGA